TGCGCGAACTGGCGCTGATCATCTGGCCGAAATGTTACCGTAACATCATCGCCCCCGATCGCGTCGACGCCATGCTGGCCGTGCTCTACGCCACCGACCATCTCGAAAAAGAAATGCTCGAAGATGGTCATGTCTTCTGGCTGGTACGCTTCAATGATCTCGATGTCGGTTATGCTTCCGCCTATCAGGAAGGCGGTCGCCTGTGGCTGAAGAAGCTCTATGTGCGTGATGAATTTCGCGGCCAGGGGCTTGGCAAGGCGCTGATCGACACCGCGCTCGACCATTTCAAATCCGAGGCACGGGTCAGTGCTGAAGAGCTGGCGCTCTATGTCAACAAGGACAATACGCCGGCGATCAACTACTATCTGCGTTCCGGTTTTCAGGTCGAGGCCGAAGTGCCAGTGCAGATGGGCCCCTATGCCTTTACCGATTATGTGATGCAGCGCGCCCTGTAAAAGCGCTCCTTTTATTACAAGATGACAGCGTTCGTCAGGGGTTTATCTTTACCTCTCATAAACTATACGCGCAAAACGCGCATTCACGGCCTATAACAAGCCTGTTACCGTTCATTTGACAACTTACGCGCGCAGACTTTCTGTGTTACCTTAACATCACGTCGAATCATGACGAGGGCGATATAAGGCTCGCCCTTTTCTGCACAAATTACGAAGCTAGTCTGAGCCAAACCTGTTCTGAGGACGTGCCTATTCACATCGCAACCATGGAGCCACCCATGATCCTGATGCCCCAAGCCCGCCCCATCTCCGCCGACGAACTCGATATCGTCCGCGATCTGGCCCTGCAAATCTGGCCGAAGGCCTACCGCACCAGCATTTCGCCTGACCGGATCGATTCCCTGGCCAGCGAAATCTTCGATATCGACAAGCTCGAAGACGACATCATGCAGCGCGGCCATGTCTTCTTCGTGATGCGCGTCGGCCGTGTCGATGTCGGCTTCTGCGCAGCTCATCTGGAAGGCACCCGCATCTGGGTCAGCAAGCTGTGCATCCTGCCCGATTTCCGCGGCTTCGGCCTCGCCAGTGCGCTGATCGACGCAGCGCAGGAACATTTCTCGCCGGCCGATGATCTGGTCATCTGCGTCCACAAGGATCACGACCCGGCGGTCAATTTCTGCCTGCGCAGCGGCTTCAAGATTGCCGGCGAAACTCCCTCGGAATATGGCGAATTGACCGATTTCGTCATGCACAAGGCGCTGCCGCATCACCAGATGCGCGCCGCCTGATCAACGCATCAGTTGCGCGATATCAGGCCCACCCAGCAAGGTTTGCCACAACCAGACCAGCAAGCCGTGCAACACCCCAGCAGGCCATAGCGAACCTGTATGATAGCGCATGATCGCGCAGGCGAGCCCCAGAACGCCTGCGCTGATCAGGAAGGCCGGCGCAAGGAAAAGCTGCGCGTTCGGCAGGATGACCACAGCCTCGAAAACGTGCCACAGCATGAAGACAAGAACCGCCAGACCGATCCACAGGACGGGACGGCGGATCTCCCCTTTGTCAGGCACCAGCACGCCTCGAAAGACAAGCTCTTCGGTAAAGGCTGGCATCGCCGTGACCGTGACAAGCCTTACAGCCGCGCCATGCCAAAGCGGTTGCCAGATCAATAGACAGCCGAAGCCAGCTATGGCGGCGATGAGTACCAGACTCACAACACCTATAATAAAGCACACCCTCCACTTACGACCATCTGGCCATGTCAGGATCGCGCGCTTCAGGCGATGAAAAAGGATCACGTCGCCGGCGCGGCGTGCGGTACCGGCTTGAACGCCTTGGCCAAAGCCCTCGCTTTGGTCTTGTCGCCGCCTGACATCTGCTTGCCGATGAAGTCCAAAGCGGCGATGGCGTCGTCATCTTCCTGTGCTGCCGCCAGCAGATACCATCTCATCGCCTCGACGCGGTTCTGCTTCACGCCCATGGCGTTCTCATACATGGCGCCCAGCTTATACTGGCCATAAGCATCGCCCTCATTCGCCGCCTGCGTCAGATAGGTCAGAGCCTTGCCATAATCCGCCGGAACGCCGATGCCATTAAGATAGACCAGCCCCAGAGACGTGACCCCGGTGCTTTTCTCGCGCGCGGCTTCCTTCAAACTGTCCAGACCGGCCTTGGTATCCTTTGTGGCGCCCTTGCCAGTCAGCAGCATAAACGCGACCTGCCGGCGCGCGCTCTCGTCACCGCCATCGGCCGCCTTTTTATACCAGATGAAGGCGGCCTTCTCGTCCTTGGCAAGCCCGCTTTCACCGACAAGATAGAGGTAACCCAGGACTTCCTGCGCGTCGGCCAGGCCCTGATCTGCCGCCTTGCGCAACCATTCCAGCCCCTTGGGCTCGTCTTTTTCAACGCCTTCGCCATAGCGATAGAAATAGCTGAGCAGGTTCTGCCCCTTGCTGTCGCCCTGCTGGGCCGCTTTCAGCGCCCAGGCAAAGGCGGTCTTGTCGTCTTCGGTGACACCTTCGCCATTGCTGTACATGAGGCCAAGATAGTATTGCGAGCGGGCATCGCCCTTATCCGCGCCCGTTTTGAAAAAGGCGAAGGCTTTCGGGTAATCCGCCGGCACGGTTTTGCCCTCGTAATAGAGAATGCCCAGCGCGCGGGTGGCGGTGATTTCGCCGCTTTGCGCCGCCGTCTGCAGTTCGGCGACGGTGCGCTTGTCGGCGCTGTCTTCGGCCATGGCAGGCGCGCCCAACAGTATAACGGACAGGACGGCCCAGCTGGCGGCTTGTATCTTCAGATGTTGCATAATCCCCCCAGAGTAGAGCAAAAAGATAGATGACAATCGCTGATTTGTCTCGCTTTTTTCGATATTGCCAAACGGTAATGCGGTCCCCCTTTGTATCCCCCTTCAAAATCGGTTAAGACTGCCTACATAGTGAGGGCGCAGGGGGCCGCGTTTGGAGTGCATCCCTGTCATTGAGCATTCAAAGGGAGCTCCTTAGATGAAATTCACACGCGTTTTGGGCCTTATCGCCGCCGCCGGCCTTGCGCTGAGCCTTGTGGGCTGCGGGGTCAACAATATCCCGACCAAGGAAGAGACGGCAAAGCAATCCTGGGCCGATGTCCAGAATGCCTATCAGAACCGCGCGGATCTGATTCCTAACCTTGTCGCCACCGTCAAGGGTGCGGCGGCCCACGAAGAGGGCACGCTGACCGCCGTTGTGGAAGCACGCGCCAAGGCGACCTCGGTCAATGTCGATGCCTCGACCATTTCCGATCCGGCCAAGTTCAAGCAGTTCCAGCAATCGCAGGACGGCCTGTCGTCGGCGCTGGGTCGCCTGATGGTCATTCAGGAGCAGTATCCGAACCTGAAGGCCAATGAAAACTTCCTGGCGCTGCAAAGCCAGATCGAAGGCGTCAACAACCGCATCACCATTGCGCGCCGCGACTATAACGCCGCCGCCACGCAATATAACCTGTCCTTGCGCACCTTCCCGAGCGTGATCTGGGCGAAGACCATGTATTCCAGCAGCAAGCCGATGGAACTCTTCACCGCTTCGGCTGGCGCCGAAACCGCGCCTGTCGTCAGCTTCGACAAGCCCGCAGCCCCTGCGGCCACCGCGCCAGCAGCTGCGCCGGCTTCGCACTAAGACAGTAACCAGCCCAGAAGCCGATAAAGGCCACCCGGAATGAACCGTTTACTCAGGACGCCTCCAAAACCAACAGGTTTTGGCAAGGGCAAGTGCCCGCCCGAGCTTATGCGAGGAGCCCGCGCGGCACCTGAGCGCACAAGAAAAGATAAATCCCGCAAACCTTGGTTTGCGGGATTCATGGTGGTCTTGGCTGTGCTTATGACCGGCCTGTGGGTCGGGCAAGCTTTTGCCGAACCCAAATACCCCGACCTGAACAACCAGCGCGTCGTCGATGACGCGCACCTGCTTTCTGACGCCACCAAGGCCGACCTGACGCTCAAGCTCAAGGGGCTGGAAGACGCCACCACCGATCAGGTGGTCATCGTCACCGTGCCGGATCTGGAAGGCTATGATATCGCCGATTACGGCTATCAGCTCGGCCGTCACTGGGGCATCGGCCAGAAGGCCGGCGGCCCGGCGGCCAGCAACGGCCAGACCTACAAGGACAACGGCATCCTGCTGATCGTGGCGCCCAATGAGCGCAAGGTTCGCATCGAGGTCGGCTACGGACTTGAGCCGGTGATGACGGATGCGATGTCGTCCGTGATCATTCAGCGCGCTATCCTGCCGCAATTCAAGGCGGGCGATTATTCCGCCGGCATTGTGGCTGGCACCGACCAGATCATTGCCCAACTGGCGCAGGATCGTCAGGTCGCCATTCAAAAAGCACAGGAAGCGCAGACGGCCGCCGATACCGGTGGCAGCCGCAAGGGCGGCTTACCTCTGCCCCTCATTATTTTCATCATCATTATCTTTGTGATGTTCTCACGCGGCTGGTTGCCGTGGTTCCTGCTCGGCAGCCTCCTGGGCGGCGGCGGACGTGACGGCGGTGACTGGGGCGGCGGTGGCGGCTTCGGCGGTGGCGGCGGATTCAGTGGCGGCGGCGGCTCGTTTGGCGGCGGCGGCAGTTCGGGAAGCTGGTAACATGACCTTGAAAATCGACCATAGCCGCATCAATGCGGCCATCGCCAAAGCCGAACTGACAACGTCCGGCGAGATCACCTGCATCATCAAGTCGAAGGCGCTCGATTACGGTGAAACCCCGCTCGGCTGGGCGGCAGTGGCGGCCTTTGTCGTGCCCATGCTACTCTCCGCCATGGGAACCCTGCCGCACGAATGGCTGGCGCCTCTGCTGACGCATATTTTCGGCTGGAACGGCATCGGCGTCAGCGGCGATTTCGCCACCTGGGAGGTGCTGATCGGTTACGGCTTCCTGCAGGTCATCGTCTTCGCCGTCGTCTACGCGCTCATTCGCTTCACCGGCCTAAAACTCATCCTGACGCCAAAAGCCACGCGCAACCGCAAAGCCCACCAGAAGGCCATGGAGCAATTCTACGCCCGCGGCCTGCATCTGACACAGGGCCAGACCGGCGTGATGATCTTCTGTGCGTTGGAAGAGCATTTCGTCGATGTCATTGCCGACGCCGGCATCTATGCCAAGGTCGACAAGACGTTGTGGAATGACACCGTGGCGGCTCTGCTTAGGCATGTGAAGAATGGCGACCTGACCAGCGGCTTTGAGGCGGCCGTCGAAAAATGCGGCGAGGCTCTGGCCGCGCACTTCCCGCCCGACGAGGACAATCCCAACGAACTGCCGGACGTGCTGATCGAGATTTAAGCAAGATACCCCACGAACCGCGCAGCGGTGATCGGACCGCCGATGCGGATGTGGTGGTGGGGTTTCTGGTTTTCTTTAACTTCCCACTGGCTTTTGACGCCGCCGCCCGTTAAACAGCGCCTCCCCTTCTCCCCAAGGTTTGCGCTCATGTCCCGTCCCTATTGCGGTATCGATTTCGGTACATCCAATTCCGCTGTCTGCGTAGGGGATGATGACGGCCTGCAACTGGTGCCGGTCGAGGGCGAGTCGGTCACCCTGCCGTCCGCTATCTTCTTCAATTTTGAAACCGGCCGCGTCAGCATTGGCCGCGAAGCGATCGCGCAATATCTCGACGGCTACGAAGGCCGCCTGATGCGCGCGCTGAAATCGATACTCGGTTCGCGTCTGATCTCGGAGACGACGCAGATCGGCACACGCCGTCAGGATTTCCGCGCCATCATCGGCTACTATATCTCCGAACTGAAGAAGCGCGCCGAGGACTTCTGCGGCGAGACCATCGAGGACGTGGTGCTGGGGCGCCCGGTCCATTTCGTCGATGGCGATCAGGAGGCCGATAACCGCGCCGAGGCCGAATTGCGCGGCATCGCCGAGGCGCAAGGCTTCCGCAATATCTCGTTTGAATATGAGCCTCTTGCGGCGGCACGCGACTATGCGCAGACCCTGACCACCGAGGAAATCGTGCTGGTGGTCGATATCGGCGGCGGCACGTCCGACTTCTCGGTGCTGCGCCTAGGCTCCGGTCAGCGCGAAATTTTGGCCAATGCCGGCGTCCATATCGGCGGCACCGATTTCGACACCCGCCTCAGCCTGGACACCGCCATGCGCGATCTCGGCTATCGCGGCAAGCTCAAGAACGGCAACGAGATGTCGAGCCAGCCCTATTTCCAACTGGCGACCTGGCACCTGATCAACTTCCTCTATACGCAGAAGGTGATGACGAGCCTCCGCCAGACCCATTATCTCTCCGGTGAACGCGAAAAGACGGCGCGTCTGCTGGAGGTCATCGAGCGTCAGGCCGGTCACGATATCGCCAACCGCATCGAAAAAGCCAAGATCGCGCTGTCGGATGCCGAGACGACGACGGTCGATTTCACCGCCATCGATCCGGACTGGCAACTCGATATCGACCGCGATACCCTGACAAACAGCGTTGAGCGGGAAGTGGTGAAGGTGGTGGCAGTGGCGCTGGAAACCGTGACGGAGCGCGCTGGTCTGGACGCCGATGCGGTCCAGACCCTGTTCATGACCGGCGGCTCAACCGCCCTGCCTGGCTTTGAGGCGGCGATGCAGGCGGCCTTTCCGAAGGCGCAGATGACCTATGGCGACCGTTTCTCGTCTGTCGCCAGCGGTCTGGGACTGGCGGCGAAAGAACGGTTTGGCGGTAAAAGCTAAGGCGTTATGGCCGGCGCTGTTCGTCCGGTCAGCCCGCCTTTTGCGACCCCTTCGGCGGCGGCGGGGTTGCTGCCGTCAGAGCCCGGTCGATCATGCGGCCCTTGCGGCGCTATGAGGATCATCGCCAGAACAGCGACAATCATGGCCACAAGGACGCCGGCGGCCCACTTGGCGCGCCTCTTCTCGGTTTTCGATCGGGTGGCTCACGGGTGGTCATGACCAATCCCCTTTCAGGCCTCAGACTGACGACTCTGCCGTAAGAAATCCGCGCCGTATAATTGTCGCGGTGAAAAAAAGCAGTAAGGACACGTCAGCACCGACGCATAAAAGTCAGAGATTTGAGTCGAATAGCCGGCGGCAAGCGACGCGGGTACATCTGGTACCTGCTAGCGACGACTGCGACGCAATCGGCCAAAGACCTGACTTTTACTCGAAGCGCGAGAAGATCGAGGCCTGCCGTGGCAGTTCCTGGTAGCGGTGGACCTTGACGCCCAGCACGACGCCAAACCCTGTCATCACCA
The window above is part of the Asticcacaulis sp. MM231 genome. Proteins encoded here:
- a CDS encoding Hsp70 family protein; the encoded protein is MSRPYCGIDFGTSNSAVCVGDDDGLQLVPVEGESVTLPSAIFFNFETGRVSIGREAIAQYLDGYEGRLMRALKSILGSRLISETTQIGTRRQDFRAIIGYYISELKKRAEDFCGETIEDVVLGRPVHFVDGDQEADNRAEAELRGIAEAQGFRNISFEYEPLAAARDYAQTLTTEEIVLVVDIGGGTSDFSVLRLGSGQREILANAGVHIGGTDFDTRLSLDTAMRDLGYRGKLKNGNEMSSQPYFQLATWHLINFLYTQKVMTSLRQTHYLSGEREKTARLLEVIERQAGHDIANRIEKAKIALSDAETTTVDFTAIDPDWQLDIDRDTLTNSVEREVVKVVAVALETVTERAGLDADAVQTLFMTGGSTALPGFEAAMQAAFPKAQMTYGDRFSSVASGLGLAAKERFGGKS
- a CDS encoding type II CAAX prenyl endopeptidase Rce1 family protein, with the protein product MSLVLIAAIAGFGCLLIWQPLWHGAAVRLVTVTAMPAFTEELVFRGVLVPDKGEIRRPVLWIGLAVLVFMLWHVFEAVVILPNAQLFLAPAFLISAGVLGLACAIMRYHTGSLWPAGVLHGLLVWLWQTLLGGPDIAQLMR
- a CDS encoding TPM domain-containing protein — its product is MTGLWVGQAFAEPKYPDLNNQRVVDDAHLLSDATKADLTLKLKGLEDATTDQVVIVTVPDLEGYDIADYGYQLGRHWGIGQKAGGPAASNGQTYKDNGILLIVAPNERKVRIEVGYGLEPVMTDAMSSVIIQRAILPQFKAGDYSAGIVAGTDQIIAQLAQDRQVAIQKAQEAQTAADTGGSRKGGLPLPLIIFIIIIFVMFSRGWLPWFLLGSLLGGGGRDGGDWGGGGGFGGGGGFSGGGGSFGGGGSSGSW
- a CDS encoding LemA family protein — encoded protein: MKFTRVLGLIAAAGLALSLVGCGVNNIPTKEETAKQSWADVQNAYQNRADLIPNLVATVKGAAAHEEGTLTAVVEARAKATSVNVDASTISDPAKFKQFQQSQDGLSSALGRLMVIQEQYPNLKANENFLALQSQIEGVNNRITIARRDYNAAATQYNLSLRTFPSVIWAKTMYSSSKPMELFTASAGAETAPVVSFDKPAAPAATAPAAAPASH
- a CDS encoding tetratricopeptide repeat protein codes for the protein MQHLKIQAASWAVLSVILLGAPAMAEDSADKRTVAELQTAAQSGEITATRALGILYYEGKTVPADYPKAFAFFKTGADKGDARSQYYLGLMYSNGEGVTEDDKTAFAWALKAAQQGDSKGQNLLSYFYRYGEGVEKDEPKGLEWLRKAADQGLADAQEVLGYLYLVGESGLAKDEKAAFIWYKKAADGGDESARRQVAFMLLTGKGATKDTKAGLDSLKEAAREKSTGVTSLGLVYLNGIGVPADYGKALTYLTQAANEGDAYGQYKLGAMYENAMGVKQNRVEAMRWYLLAAAQEDDDAIAALDFIGKQMSGGDKTKARALAKAFKPVPHAAPAT
- a CDS encoding GNAT family N-acetyltransferase, with product MILMPQARPISADELDIVRDLALQIWPKAYRTSISPDRIDSLASEIFDIDKLEDDIMQRGHVFFVMRVGRVDVGFCAAHLEGTRIWVSKLCILPDFRGFGLASALIDAAQEHFSPADDLVICVHKDHDPAVNFCLRSGFKIAGETPSEYGELTDFVMHKALPHHQMRAA
- a CDS encoding GNAT family N-acetyltransferase, with the translated sequence MARNVRIRRIGVDELEIVRELALIIWPKCYRNIIAPDRVDAMLAVLYATDHLEKEMLEDGHVFWLVRFNDLDVGYASAYQEGGRLWLKKLYVRDEFRGQGLGKALIDTALDHFKSEARVSAEELALYVNKDNTPAINYYLRSGFQVEAEVPVQMGPYAFTDYVMQRAL